From the genome of Paraflavitalea devenefica, one region includes:
- a CDS encoding GNAT family N-acetyltransferase yields the protein MKSIQHLTRNQVDTTKWDQCVQAAPNGLIYAYAFYLDHMAAHWDALVLGDYEAVMPLPWKKKWGIKYLYWVPFTQQMGVFSVKEPAALLVPHFLQAMQGHFKYGEVFLNYDNTGVASAAVHTNFILPLQADYAVIRKGYKTDFIKKNLDKINTSSLYYEPVPEPATALQAYRQAYQDKIGVIKPAEYQQFEQLALVAQQQGWLLLRGVKGKDGHWLATALLLRKNNRLHLLLSTTLPEGRKVFANHFLIDQLIREFAGSGIIFDFEGSDIPGIAHFYKGFGSVNQPYFVYRFNALPWWIAFLLSKQTNN from the coding sequence TTGAAATCAATCCAGCACCTCACACGCAACCAGGTAGACACCACGAAGTGGGACCAGTGTGTGCAGGCCGCTCCCAATGGATTGATCTATGCGTATGCCTTCTACCTCGATCACATGGCTGCCCACTGGGATGCCCTGGTATTAGGCGATTATGAAGCCGTAATGCCCCTGCCCTGGAAAAAGAAATGGGGCATTAAATATCTCTATTGGGTACCCTTTACGCAGCAAATGGGTGTTTTTTCGGTTAAAGAACCGGCTGCGCTGTTGGTGCCTCATTTCCTGCAGGCCATGCAAGGGCATTTTAAGTATGGGGAGGTATTTCTTAACTACGATAATACCGGGGTGGCATCGGCAGCGGTACATACCAACTTTATCCTGCCATTGCAGGCAGACTATGCAGTAATACGCAAGGGGTATAAAACTGATTTTATTAAGAAGAACCTGGATAAGATCAACACCTCGTCCCTGTATTATGAGCCCGTCCCGGAGCCGGCCACGGCGCTACAGGCGTACAGACAGGCTTACCAGGATAAAATAGGGGTGATCAAACCAGCGGAATACCAGCAGTTTGAACAACTGGCCCTCGTAGCCCAACAGCAGGGATGGCTCTTGCTCAGGGGCGTGAAAGGAAAGGATGGCCATTGGCTGGCTACCGCCCTGCTGCTGAGAAAAAATAACCGGCTGCACCTCTTGCTGTCAACCACCTTGCCCGAAGGGCGTAAGGTTTTTGCCAATCACTTTTTGATAGATCAGCTCATCAGGGAATTTGCCGGTAGCGGGATCATATTTGATTTCGAAGGTTCAGATATTCCGGGTATCGCCCACTTCTATAAAGGCTTTGGCAGCGTCAACCAGCCCTACTTTGTGTACCGGTTCAATGCATTGCCCTGGTGGATTGCCTTTCTGCTATCGAAGCAAACGAATAATTAA
- a CDS encoding 2-C-methyl-D-erythritol 4-phosphate cytidylyltransferase — translation MKKYAVIVAGGSGMRMGTMVPKQFLPLQGKPVLWYTLTAFLDAFPDLEIILVLPEAHLQTGQDILRSTYAPDRIWMTVGGETRFHSVRNGLSHIHQHSIVFVHDGVRCLLTPQLIRRCCQMAQERGNAIPSITAVDSIRIETFDGNEFIDRSKVRIIQTPQTFYSDIVKAAFEQEYEESFTDEASVVERLGVKIHLIEGEATNIKITHPIDVLIAEKILEEREMGI, via the coding sequence ATGAAAAAATACGCTGTTATAGTTGCCGGAGGCTCCGGTATGCGCATGGGCACGATGGTGCCCAAACAATTCTTACCCCTGCAGGGAAAACCGGTTTTGTGGTACACCCTTACCGCCTTCCTGGACGCCTTTCCCGACCTGGAGATCATCCTGGTGCTGCCGGAAGCCCATTTACAGACCGGACAGGATATCCTCCGCTCCACCTACGCTCCCGACCGCATCTGGATGACGGTAGGCGGCGAAACCCGCTTCCATTCCGTCCGGAATGGCTTATCACATATCCACCAGCATTCGATCGTATTTGTACACGATGGCGTACGCTGCCTGCTCACCCCCCAGCTTATCAGGCGCTGCTGCCAGATGGCGCAGGAACGGGGCAATGCCATCCCCTCCATTACCGCGGTAGACTCTATCCGCATTGAAACGTTCGACGGCAATGAGTTCATTGACCGGAGCAAGGTGCGGATCATCCAAACACCGCAAACGTTTTACAGCGATATTGTAAAAGCCGCTTTTGAGCAGGAATATGAAGAATCTTTTACCGATGAGGCCAGCGTGGTGGAACGGCTGGGCGTGAAGATCCACCTGATCGAAGGAGAAGCCACCAATATCAAGATCACCCACCCCATTGATGTACTGATCGCAGAAAAGATACTGGAAGAAAGGGAAATGGGTATTTAA
- a CDS encoding ATP-dependent Clp protease ATP-binding subunit has protein sequence MDNNFSAQVKEIISFSREEALRLGNDFIGTEHLLLGLIREGENTAVRILKSFNVDLYELRKEVELAVKDKTGKNIANINSLPLTKQAEKVIRVTVLEAKALKSPTVETEHLMLSILKNKENIATQILNQFDVDYDLFRNELGVVKSNDVRSEYADENEDDFDEEKKYSQQKSRAAGNAKSKTPVLDNFGRDITRLAESGALDPIVGREEEIERVSQILSRRKKNNPILIGEPGVGKTAIVEGLALRIVQRKVSRVLFDKRVISLDLAALVAGTKYRGQFEERMKAIMNELEKNRDVILFIDEIHTIVGAGGASGSLDASNIFKPALARGELQCIGASTLDEYRMYIEKDGALDRRFQKVMVEPPSVDETIQILNNIKSKYEDYHNVTYNNEAIDACVKLSDRYITDRLLPDKAIDVMDEVGARVHLKNINVPKEILDLEKKIEDVKVEKNKVVKSQKFEEAASLRDTEKRLQEELEKAKASWEEESKHKRYPIDEEAIAEVVSMMTGIPVKRMVQAETEKLRNMTIDMRNMVVGQDDAILKVVKAIQRNRVGLKDPKKPIGTFIFLGPTGVGKTELARALARYMFDSEDALIRIDMSEYMEKFTVSRLIGAPPGYVGYEEGGQLTERVRRKPYSVILLDEIEKAHPDIYNILLQVLDDGQLTDGLGRRVDFKNTLIIMTSNIGVRQLKDFGDGVGFATASRTQNAEENNKAVIEKALKRTFSPEFLNRIDDVVIFNSLHKEHIFLIIDILMKGVMKRLLSLGFSLELTEEAKNFIAEKGYDQQFGARPLHRAIQKYLEDPLAEEILNLHIKQGDIMIADLDKEKTKILFSLKEQPKEKSEA, from the coding sequence ATGGATAACAATTTTTCAGCCCAGGTAAAGGAGATCATATCGTTTAGCAGGGAGGAAGCTTTGCGGCTGGGGAATGATTTTATTGGTACTGAACATTTGTTGCTGGGGCTGATCCGTGAGGGAGAAAATACAGCAGTTCGTATATTGAAAAGCTTTAACGTGGATCTGTACGAATTACGCAAAGAGGTGGAACTCGCAGTAAAAGACAAGACCGGTAAAAACATCGCCAACATAAACAGCTTACCGTTGACTAAGCAGGCAGAGAAAGTGATCCGTGTCACGGTATTGGAAGCCAAGGCCCTCAAAAGCCCTACCGTTGAAACGGAGCACCTCATGCTCTCCATACTCAAGAACAAAGAAAACATAGCTACTCAAATTTTAAATCAATTCGACGTGGATTACGATTTATTCAGAAACGAGTTGGGTGTAGTTAAAAGCAATGATGTTCGCAGCGAATATGCCGATGAGAACGAAGATGACTTTGATGAGGAAAAGAAATATTCGCAACAGAAATCACGTGCCGCCGGTAATGCTAAAAGCAAAACACCCGTACTGGACAATTTTGGCCGTGATATAACCCGGCTGGCAGAAAGTGGTGCGCTGGACCCCATTGTAGGAAGGGAAGAAGAGATAGAGCGGGTGTCGCAGATACTTTCCCGTCGTAAAAAGAACAATCCCATCCTGATCGGTGAGCCCGGCGTGGGTAAGACCGCTATCGTGGAAGGACTGGCGCTGCGCATCGTACAGCGTAAAGTGTCCAGGGTATTGTTCGACAAACGTGTTATATCACTCGATCTTGCCGCACTCGTGGCAGGTACCAAATACCGTGGTCAGTTTGAAGAACGCATGAAAGCCATCATGAATGAACTGGAAAAGAACCGTGATGTCATCCTGTTCATTGATGAGATCCATACCATCGTAGGCGCCGGTGGCGCCAGTGGTTCACTGGATGCTTCCAACATCTTCAAGCCGGCCCTGGCAAGAGGCGAGCTCCAATGCATTGGCGCTTCTACACTCGATGAGTACCGCATGTACATCGAGAAAGATGGCGCGCTCGACCGCCGCTTCCAGAAAGTGATGGTAGAACCACCCAGCGTGGATGAGACCATCCAGATCCTTAACAACATCAAGTCTAAATACGAAGACTACCACAACGTTACTTACAACAACGAAGCCATTGATGCCTGCGTGAAGCTCAGCGACCGCTACATCACCGACCGTCTGCTGCCCGACAAGGCCATAGACGTGATGGATGAAGTAGGGGCCCGGGTACACCTCAAGAACATCAACGTGCCGAAAGAGATCCTTGACCTGGAAAAGAAGATCGAGGATGTGAAAGTGGAAAAGAACAAAGTGGTGAAGAGCCAGAAATTTGAAGAGGCCGCCTCACTCAGGGATACCGAAAAACGCCTGCAGGAAGAGCTGGAAAAAGCCAAGGCAAGCTGGGAAGAAGAAAGCAAGCACAAACGTTACCCCATTGATGAAGAAGCCATCGCCGAAGTGGTGAGCATGATGACCGGTATACCGGTGAAGAGAATGGTACAGGCCGAAACAGAGAAGCTGCGCAACATGACCATTGACATGCGCAACATGGTCGTAGGCCAGGACGATGCCATCCTCAAAGTAGTGAAAGCCATCCAGCGTAACAGGGTAGGGTTGAAAGATCCTAAAAAGCCCATCGGCACCTTCATCTTCCTCGGACCTACCGGGGTGGGTAAAACCGAGCTGGCAAGGGCGCTGGCCCGTTACATGTTCGACTCAGAAGATGCGCTCATCCGCATTGACATGAGCGAATACATGGAGAAATTCACCGTAAGCCGTTTAATTGGTGCGCCTCCCGGATACGTAGGATATGAAGAAGGTGGTCAGCTCACGGAGCGTGTACGCCGCAAACCATACTCGGTGATCCTGCTCGATGAGATCGAGAAAGCACACCCCGATATCTACAACATCCTGTTACAGGTACTGGACGACGGACAGTTGACCGATGGCCTGGGCCGGAGAGTAGACTTCAAGAATACGCTCATCATCATGACCTCCAACATTGGCGTACGCCAGTTGAAAGACTTTGGTGACGGCGTAGGGTTTGCCACCGCCTCCCGTACGCAGAATGCCGAAGAGAACAACAAAGCGGTCATCGAAAAGGCCCTCAAGAGGACCTTCTCTCCTGAGTTCCTGAACCGTATTGATGATGTAGTGATCTTCAACTCACTCCACAAGGAGCATATCTTCCTCATCATTGATATCCTCATGAAGGGCGTTATGAAGAGACTCTTAAGCCTCGGATTCAGCCTGGAGCTCACCGAAGAAGCCAAAAACTTCATCGCTGAAAAAGGATACGATCAGCAGTTTGGTGCACGTCCGCTGCACAGGGCCATCCAGAAATACCTGGAAGATCCTTTGGCAGAAGAGATCCTCAACCTGCACATCAAACAGGGCGATATCATGATCGCTGACCTCGATAAGGAAAAAACAAAGATCCTGTTCTCTTTAAAGGAACAACCCAAAGAGAAATCTGAAGCATAA
- a CDS encoding STAS domain-containing protein: MQVKIDTKQKFHAITITEPVLSANMTAELDECLLPFLQNDVKNVVLIVKDIHEVDDAAGEYLLKVQQTFYEQGASFVICELQPAVEDSLEKAGILELMNVTPTESEAWDIVQMEEIERELLGGE; this comes from the coding sequence ATGCAGGTCAAAATTGATACCAAGCAAAAATTCCATGCCATAACGATCACAGAACCCGTTCTATCTGCTAATATGACAGCAGAATTGGATGAATGTTTACTTCCTTTCCTCCAAAATGACGTTAAAAATGTAGTCCTCATTGTTAAAGACATTCATGAGGTGGATGATGCTGCGGGAGAATACCTGTTAAAAGTACAACAAACCTTTTACGAGCAGGGCGCTTCCTTCGTGATCTGTGAGTTACAGCCTGCTGTGGAAGATTCGCTGGAGAAAGCCGGCATCCTGGAATTGATGAATGTCACTCCTACTGAGAGCGAAGCCTGGGACATCGTGCAAATGGAAGAGATTGAAAGGGAGCTGCTGGGAGGGGAGTGA
- the cmk gene encoding (d)CMP kinase → MEKKIIITIDGWSSCGKSTLAKQLARELGYVYIDSGAMYRAITLYFLRNHIDWTKHKAVEDALKKISLEFLSNHKNGQSEIYLNGENVEYVIRDLVVAEKVSEVAAIKEVRQFAVKQQQSMGRKKGIVMDGRDIGTVVFPDAELKIFMTADNAIRVERRFRELYDKNPNITIEEVKSNLEMRDYIDSHREISPLRQADDALLLDNSKLTMREQLDIGLGWVKERLSS, encoded by the coding sequence ATGGAAAAAAAGATCATCATTACCATCGACGGCTGGTCGTCCTGCGGCAAAAGTACCCTCGCCAAGCAACTGGCGCGCGAACTGGGTTATGTATACATTGACAGTGGCGCCATGTACCGCGCCATTACCCTCTATTTTCTCCGCAATCATATTGACTGGACCAAACACAAGGCCGTTGAAGACGCCCTGAAAAAAATATCCCTCGAATTCCTTTCCAATCACAAGAACGGACAAAGCGAAATATACCTCAACGGGGAAAACGTGGAATACGTTATCCGCGACCTGGTTGTTGCAGAAAAAGTGAGCGAGGTGGCGGCCATCAAAGAAGTACGCCAGTTTGCCGTAAAGCAGCAACAATCCATGGGACGTAAAAAAGGCATCGTCATGGATGGACGTGATATCGGCACTGTGGTATTTCCCGATGCTGAACTAAAGATCTTCATGACGGCCGATAATGCCATCCGCGTGGAGCGGCGTTTCCGCGAGTTGTACGACAAGAATCCCAACATCACCATAGAGGAAGTAAAGTCTAACCTGGAAATGCGCGACTACATTGACTCGCACCGCGAAATAAGTCCGCTGCGCCAGGCAGATGATGCGCTCCTGCTCGACAACTCCAAACTCACCATGCGCGAGCAACTGGACATTGGGCTGGGCTGGGTAAAAGAACGGCTCAGTTCTTAA